A stretch of Pomacea canaliculata isolate SZHN2017 linkage group LG6, ASM307304v1, whole genome shotgun sequence DNA encodes these proteins:
- the LOC112567082 gene encoding uncharacterized protein LOC112567082 isoform X1, with product MMFAFWVQRGECTTRILASSCEHPSGQHIDALQGLQEETDLKLQQKAVSRECLTKPEIAGQIGKWPISHHIDRPKSSGFGQPVCEVAWGSRPKSEEKDQKTLLCGWYRCKGLPEKNHAANLERQGFITVKAKEEKSVLSRGFQKCRPWYAKLYRRTVGAWRLQITSSKKAAAERDGVERRGENKSKC from the exons atgatgtttgcattttgggttcaaaggg GTGAATGCACTACCAGAATATTGGCATCATCATGTGAGCACCCCAGTGGCCAACATATTGATGCTCTGCAAGGACTACAAGAGGAGACAGACCTCAAACTGCAGCAGAAGGCGGTATCCAGGGAGTGTCTAACAAAG CCTGAAATCGCCGGCCAAATCGGAAAGTGGCCAATATCGCATCACATTGACCGGCCAAAGTCTTCGGGATTTGGCCAGCCCGTTTGCGAAGTGGCGTGGGGCAGTCGTCCAAAGTCGGAAGAAAAAG ATCAAAAGACTCTCTTGTGTGGATGGTACAGATGCAAAGGATTGCCTGAAAAGAATCATGCAGCGAATCTTGAACGACAAGGTTTTATAACTGTAAAGGccaaagaggagaaaagtgtACTTTCAAGGGGCTTTCAAAAGTGCAGACCATGGTATGCA aagctgtacagaagaACAGTGGGTGCATGGAGGCTTCAGATAACATCATcgaagaaagcagcagcagaaagagaCGGGGtagaaagaagaggagagaaCAAAAGTAAATGCTAG
- the LOC112567082 gene encoding uncharacterized protein LOC112567082 isoform X2 — MLFPALVQHILKQGTDLKLILQEAKDMLNHLTALISKDKPAPALWQELLELQGCLNDDSLITYQKTLLCGWYRCKGLPEKNHAANLERQGFITVKAKEEKSVLSRGFQKCRPWYAKLYRRTVGAWRLQITSSKKAAAERDGVERRGENKSKC, encoded by the exons ATGCTGTTTCCAGCATTAGTCCAGCACATTCTCAAACAAGGGACAGACTTAAAATTGATTCTGCAGGAAGCAAAAGATATGCTGAATCATTTGACTGCTctgataagcaaagacaaaCCTGCTCCAGCACTCTGGCAGGAGCTGTTAGAGCTGCAAGGATGCCTTAATGATGACTCCTTAATTACTT ATCAAAAGACTCTCTTGTGTGGATGGTACAGATGCAAAGGATTGCCTGAAAAGAATCATGCAGCGAATCTTGAACGACAAGGTTTTATAACTGTAAAGGccaaagaggagaaaagtgtACTTTCAAGGGGCTTTCAAAAGTGCAGACCATGGTATGCA aagctgtacagaagaACAGTGGGTGCATGGAGGCTTCAGATAACATCATcgaagaaagcagcagcagaaagagaCGGGGtagaaagaagaggagagaaCAAAAGTAAATGCTAG